From Demequina capsici:
CACCGTACCGAAGATGATGTTCGCCTCCGCGTGAGCGGCCTCGCGCACCAGACGCGCCGCCGACTCGACCTCCTTGATGCCCAGGTTCGAGCCGCCGGAGATCGACAGGAGCACGCCGTGCGCGCCCTCGATGGACGCCTCGAGGAGCGGCGAGGAGATCGCGCCCTCGGCGGCCTCGAGCGCACGGCCCTCGCCGCGCGCGGACGCGACTCCCATGAGCGCGGTGCCCGCGCCCTGCATCACGGACTTGACGTCGTTGAAGTCGACGTTGATGAGACCGGGCGTGGTGATCAGATCCGTGATGCCCTGGACTCCGCCCTGCAGCACCTGGTCTGCGGCGGCGAAGGCGCCCAGCACGCTCAGCTGCGCGTCGGAGATGTCGAGCAGACGGTCGTTCGGGATGACGATGAGCGTGTCGACCTCCTGGCGGAGAGTCATGATGCCGTTGTCGGCCTGGTCCGCGCGGCGGCGGCCCTCGAAGCCGAACGGCCGCGTGACGACCCCGACGGTGAGGGCGCCGAGCGTCCGCGCGATCCTCGCCACGACGGGGGCGCCGCCGGTGCCGGTGCCGCCGCCCTCGCCTGCCGTGACGAACACCATGTCGGCGCCCTTGAGCGCCTCGGTGATCTCATCCTCGTGGTCCTCGGCTGCCTGACGTCCCACCTCGGGGTCGGCTCCGGCGCCGAGGCCGCGGGTGAGCTCGCGCCCGATGTCGAGCTTCACGTCGGCATCGGACATGAGGAGCGCCTGCGCGTCGGTGTTGATCGCGATGAACTCTGCGCCCTTGAGGCCGACGTCGATCATGCGGTTCACAGCGTTGACGCCGCCGCCGCCGACGCCGACGACCTTGATGTTGGTGATGTAGTTCTGCGGTGCGGCCATGGGTGCCTCCCCTTTTAACATTAACCTTCAACTTGAGGGTTATAGTTATGTCAAGTTGATCCACGACGAAGGTACGTCGCCAGGCTCCCGCTGACCCGCAGGCGCGGCGCGTGTCGCACGTATCCGTGCCGCGCGGAGCCCTGTCCTACTGCGCCCGCGTGATGGGCAAGGTCGGCGCTGAGACGTCGATCACCGCGGCGGACGACGCCTCAGGCGAGCCCAACAGCACGACGAGCACCTGCGCCTTCGTCGCCGAGTCCTCCACCCCGCCCCATTCGACCTGCGGGCCGTCACGCAGCGTGAAACTCACCGAGTCCTCAGAATCGGCGTTGATGTCCTGGACCCGCGCCCGCAGGTCCACCGGCAGCTCGTCGATGACACCGAGAACCGCGTCGAGGACGCGATCGCTGCCGTCGCCGAGCGGCACGTTCACCACGGGCAGGTCCGTCGGCGCGTCGGTCACCGTCGTGACGGTCGTCGCAGAATCGTCCACGATCGCGTACCCGCCGTCGGCGACCGGCACGGCCGCCACCGGGACCCTGGCGTCGATGTCGATCCGCAACGTGGACGGCCAGAGGCGCTCCACCGTCGCGTCCGCGATCCCCGGGATCGCCTGCAGGCTCGCCACCAGCGCCGCGGTGTCCACGAGGGCGAGCGAGTCACCGTCGTACTGCGCGACGGCGGCATCGACGGCAGCGGTGTCCACGTACGGGCCAGACCCCGAGATCTCGGCAGCCGATGCGTCGAAGCGCAGGAACGGCGACATCACCACAGCCCAGACCAGCAGCAGCAGCGCCGCGACGACTGCTCCGCGCCGACCCCACCTGCGCAGCACGAGGCGGCGCTCCGCGGACCTCTTCTCCGCGAGACGCTCACGCATGCGCAGCGTGACGCCGTCCGTCTCACGCCCGCCGACCCTGGTGAAGACCTCGGGATCGACGGCGGTGGTGGTCCTCGGGTTCTCCGCCGCCGGCCCCGCGGCGTTCTCCTGCACACGGACCGCGGTGCGTGTCTCGGCCATCTCGGACACCGGCCGTCGGCGCTCGCTCGTCGGCACGACGCGCGCGGGCGCGTCCCGCGCGCCCGGCTTCGGCACCACGGGTCGGCCCTTCACACCGGGCGGTCGCGCAGGCGTCGTGGGCCTGTCAGGCATGCTCCGCTCCCCCGGCGCCGTCCCGCAACGCCTCGAGGACCCACCCCGCCGCCTGCGTCACCGGCCCGGAGCCGACCGTCAGCACCAGGTCGCCCGGGCGGGCGATCCGCGCGACCTCGGCGGCCGCGTCTGCGAGATCGGGGACGAGCCGCAACGACGAACCCTCGGGCGGGGTCGCCGCGTCAGCTATCAGCCGCGACGTGACACCAGGGATCGGGTCCTCCCGATCGCCATGGACCTCTGCCAGGATTACGTCAGCGTCCGGCACGGACAAGGCACGCCCGAATGCGGCTGCGTGAAGCTGGGTGCGTGTGAACAGCGCCGGCTGGAACAGCACGATCAGGTGGCCTGCACCGGATGCGCGCGCGCCCGCGAGCATCGCCGCGACCTCCGTGGGGTGATGCGCGTAGTCGTCGATCACACGGATGCCGCCCACCTCGCCGCGCAGCTCGAAGCGGCGCCCTGTGCCCCCGAAGGTCGCCACGGCGCGCGCGGCACGCACGGGGTCCGCCCCCATGTGAACCGCGGCCGCCCACGCCGCCGCGGCATTGAGGCGCTGATGCGCACCAGGAAGCGACGGGGTGATCTCGAACACCTCCCCGTCCCGCACGAGGCCCTCGGGCGTGACACGCACGTCGGCGTCGGCCGCGACGCCATAGCCGACCACCCTGCGGCCCTCAGCTCGCAGCCGGGTGGCGATCCGGCGCACCACCGGGTCGTCGACGCACGCGACCAGCAGCTCGGCTCCTCGCGCGAACGCCTCGAACGCGGCGTGGAGCGCCTCGACCGTGCCGTGGAAGTCCAGATGATCGGGTTCGATGTTGAGGATGATCGCGACCTCGGTGTCGTACCGCAGGAACGACCCGTCCGACTCATCGGCCTCCACCACCGCGACGCCGCTCGTCCCGGCGTACCCGCCCGCGACCGCACCCTCGATGCCGAGCACGCGAGCGCCGACGGCGTAGCTCGCGTCGACGCCGCAGGCATGCAGCAGGTGCGCCGTCAGCGCCGAGGTGGTCGTCTTGCCATGGGACCCCGCCACGCTGACGAGGCGCTGCCCCTCGAGCGCCCGCGCGAGCGCCTCGGAGCGATGCAGCACAGGGATGTGGAGCTCGCGCGCATGCGCCAGCTCCACATTGGACTCGCGCACCGCGGTAGAGATCACCACGGCGGCAGCGCCCTCGACGAGCGAGGCGTCATGCCCGATGCGCACATCCATGCCCGCCGCCTTCAGCGCCAGGAAGTACGCGCTCTCCTTCGCGTCCGTGCCGGACACGTCCACGCCGGTCGCCGCCGTCAGGCGTGCCACCGCGGACATGCCGGAGCCGCCCACGCCGATGAAGTGGAGACGATCGGTCACAGCTGCTCCTCCACGAGGTCCGCAAGCCGAGCGGAACCGTCTGCGATGCCGACGCGCTGTGCCGCCGCGCGCATCCGGGCAGGCGCCTCGCGGTCGAGCAGCATCCGCTCGGCCGCCATCTCGATCGACGCGGGGTTCAGATCCGCGTCGCGGATCATCGTGGCGGCGCCGGCGCTCACGGCGGGTCCAGCGTTCAGCCCCTGCTCGCCGTTCCCATGCGGCAGCGGCACGTACAGCGCGGGGATGCCGAGCGCCGTCAGCTCGCACACCATGCCGGCCCCGGATCGAGCCACCACCGCGCCGGCCGCGCCGAGCATCGCCGCCATGTCGTGCGCGTACTCCTGCACCAGGTACATCTGCCGGTGCACCGCCGGGAGATCTCCTTGCGCCCGCAGCGCCTCGTCGGCCTTGCCCTTGCCGGTGAGGTGGATCACGTGCACACCGTGAGACGTGAGCCGCGCGGCCGCACCGGCGGTGGCGGCGTTGAGGCTCGCCGCGCCCGACGAGCCGCCCGTCACGAGCAGCACGGGCGCATCGGCAGGCCAGCCCAGGTTCATGCGTGCGAGCGACTGCAGCTCGTCGCGTGCCCCGTCGTCGTTCAACGACGTCGCGAGGTCGGCGATCTGCGCCCGCAGCGGCAGGCCGGTCACCACAGCGCCCTTGAGGGGCGTTCCGGAGAACGTCGCGGCGACCGCGACGGCCCACCTGGCTCCGAGGCGGTTGGCAAGGCCCGGACGCATGTTCCCCTCATGGACGATCACCGGCACCTTGCGGCGACGCGCGGCGAGATACGCGGGCGTCGACGCGTAGCCCCCGAATCCGACGACGGCCTTCGCTCCGATGGCGTCGATCGCGTCGCCTGCGGCATCCACGGCGCGCTTCAGGTTCACGGGCAGGCGCAGCAGATCCATCGACGGACGGCGCGGCATCGGCACCTTCGGCACCGTGAAGAGCTCCAGCCCTGCGCGGGGCACCAGATCCACCTCGAGACCCTGCGCCGTGCCGAGCGCGGCGGGCGCGTGGCCGCGCGCCTGGAGCTCGGCCGCGGTGGCGAGCAGCGGGTTCACGTGACCTGCGGTGCCTCCACCCGCGAGCAGGATGGGCTCACCCACGACGCCCCCTGGACACGACGGCGATGGACCGCTTGATCATGGAAGGTCGTGCGGCGAAGGCCTCGGGCGCTCCTGGCTCGCGTCTGGCGAACGCCAGGAGCACGCCGAGAGCAGCGAGCGAGGCGATCAACGAGGAGCCTCCGGACGAGACGAGCGGGAGCGGCACGCCGGTCACGGGGAGCAGCTCCAGCACCACGGCGATGTTGATGAACGCCTGGCCGACGATCCAGGCGCCGAGCGCCGCGGACGTGATCTGGACGAACGGGTCGCGGTGCCTGTGCACGAGCCGCGTGACCGCGACCAGGATCATGGCGAAAGCGATGAGGACTGCCACGGTGCCGATGAGCCCCCACTCCTCTCCGATGATGGCGTAGATGAAGTCGTTGTCCGACGCGGGGAGGTAACCCCACTTCTCCCGGCTCATGCCTGGGCCCAGACCCCAGATGCCGCCCGAGGCGAGAGCCCACGTGCCACGCGTCTGCTGGAGGCACGCGCCCTGGGTGTCGCAGTCCGCGGAGAGCCACGTCATGATGCGGGCGATGCGGGTGGTGCCCTGCGTGAGGAGCACGATCACTCCCACGGACGCGGCGGCCGCGCCCAGGCCGAAGAATCGTGCAGGCACACCCGCGACCCAGTACGCGGCAGCGGTCAGCATGACCATGACGATCGCGGTGCCCATGTCGTGACCCACGAGGACCAGCCCGATCATGCCCGCGGCCGCAATGCCGCTCGGCACCGCGATCGCCTTGAGACTGGTCAGCTCCTTGCGCATCTGGGCGAGCACGAGCCCGAGGTACAGCGCGAGCCCCAGCTTGGCGAACTCCGATGGCTGCACGGAGACCGATCCGATGCGGATCCAGTTCTTGTTGCCGCCCACCGCGTACCCCGTGAGCTGGACCACGACCAGCAGACCGATCGAACCGTAGAAGACCAGAGGAGTCATCCTCTTCCACCACACGATCGGCATGCGGGAGCCGAGCACCAGCGCGGTGAGCCCCAGGAGCAGCGCGGCGAACTGGACCAGGAAGAGGGTCCACGGGTTGCCGCCTGTCGAGCGGATCGACGAGATCGACGAGCTCGAGAGCACGACCGCCAGGCCGATCATCACCAGGATGGTGGTGGCCGCCGCCAACAGGTAGTACGTGACGACGGGAGAGCCCGTGGGCGCCGGTGCGGCCTTGCGGCGGTCGGTCGTCGCCGTCACGGTCACCTCCCCTCGGCGCTCGGCGCCTATTCCAGAGCCTGCGCCGCCTGGGCGAAGGCCTCTCCTCGATCCGCATAGCTGGTGAACTGGTCGAACGATGCGCATGCCGGTGACAGCAGCACGGTGTCGCCGTGGGAGGCGAGCGACCGAGCCGAGTCGACGGCTCTGGCCATCACAGTGTCTCCCGGCTCGATGCGCACCACGGGTATATCGGGCGCGTGTCCCTCGAGGGCGGAGGCGAGCGGTGCAGGGTCATCGCCTATCAGCACCACCGCCTTGAGGCGGTCACGCACCGCCTCGACGAGCGGCGAGAACTCCTGTCCCTTGGGCAGGCCACCGGCGATCCACACGACGGACGACGCGGGCATCCCGCCGAACGCGGCGATCGCGGCATGCGCGTTGGTCGCCTTCGAATCGTCCACGTACGAGACCCCGTCGAGCTCGCGCACGAACGCCGTCCGATGCTTGTCGAGCGAGAAGCCACGCAGTCCTGCAGCGACGGCAGCAGCGTCCACGCCCACGGCTCGCGCGAGCGCCGCCGCTGCGAGCGCGTTCGTGACGAGGTACGGAGGCACCGTCCCAGCCACGAGGTGCGCAAGGTCGCTCACATGCCCCAGCTCCACCGCCTCGCGCCGGCGATCGTCGACAAATGCACGGTCCACGAGGATTCCCTCGACCACTCCCAGCTGGCTGAGACCGGGCGCGCCGAGCGTGACGCCGATGGCACGACACCCCTCCACGACGTCGGCCTCCTCCACCATGGACTCGACAAGCTTGTCGGCGGCGGGGTACACGCACGCGACCTGCACGTGCCGGTACACGCGTGCCTTCGCCGCCCGGTACGCCTCGAGAGAACCGTGCCAGTCCGTGTGGTCGTCGTCGGCGTTGAGGCAGACCGCCGCATGCGGCGACAGCGTCTCGGTGAAGTGGAGCTGAAGGCTGGCGATCTCGACTGCGACGAGGTCGTGCTGCTCTCGTCCGGCGGTGATCACCGGGATGCCCATGTTCCCGCACACCGCGACGTCCAGACCTCCGGCTTCGGCGATCGCGCCGACCATCTGCGTGGTGGTCGTCTTGCCGTTCGTGCCGGTGACGAGGACCCATGGGACCCCGTGGCGGCGCACGCGCCAGGCGAACTCCATCTCGGACCAGATCGGCAGGCCCGCCGCCGCGCACGCGCGGATCGCGTCCGAGTGCGGAGCGAACGCCGCGGAGGCCATCACCACGTCGAACGTCGTGAGATCGAGCTCCGACACATCGAGGTGGTCGGCCCGTCCGTTGGCGTCGACGGTGACCGCCTGGGCACCCTCCTGCTCGCACGCGAGGCGCGCAGAGGTCCCTGCGACGCCGACGCCGAGGATGAGGACCCTCAGCCCCGCGATGCTCACAGGTTCGCCACCCACTCCGCGTAGAAGATCCCGACGCCGATGGCCGCGAAGAGCCCCGCGATGATCCAGAACCTCACGACGATCGTCACCTCGTTCCACCCCATCAGCTCGAAGTGGTGGTGCAGCGGGGCCATCTTGAACAGCCGTTTGCCGCCGCTGATCTTGAACCAGCCGATCTGCAGGACCGACGACGCGACGACCAGCACGAACAGCCCTCCGACGATCAGACCCAGGAACTCGGTGCGGGACACGATCGTCATCCCCGCGATCGCACCGCCGAGCGCGAGCGAGCCCGTGTCTCCCATGAAGATGCGGGCCGGCGAGGTGTTCCACCACAGGAACCCGAAGCAGGATCCGGCGAGCGCGGAGGCCAGCACTGCGAGATCGAGCGGGTCACGGACGTCGTAGCACAGCGATCCCGTGCCGCTGAGCTGGCAGTTCTGCTGGAGCTGCCAGATGGCGATGATCACGTACGAGCCGAAGAAGATGAGCGACGCACCCGTGGCGAGACCGTCGAGCCCATCGGTGAGGTTCACGGCGTTCGACCACGCGGTGATCAGGAAGTTGGCCCAGATCACGAAGGCGATGATCGCCAGCGCGGGACCGAGCACCGCCAGATCCACCGCGGTGTCGCGCAGGAACGAGACGGCGGTCGACGCAGGCGTGATGCCATCGTCGTTCGGGAACTGCAGCGCCATCACGGCGAACGCGATCCCGACCACGCCTTGGCCGAGGATCTTCCACCTGGCCTTGAGGCCGAGCGACCGTTCCTGCCGGATCTTGATCGCGTCGTCCAGGAAGCCGACGAAGCCGAGCCCGACCAGCAGGAAGACGACGAGGGCGGAGGACGCGTTCGGTGCGCGCCCGATGAACAGGTTCCCGCCCAGCCAGCCCACGAGCGCAGCGAGGATGATGACGACTCCGCCCATGGTCGGGGTGCCGCGCTTCACGTGGTGCGATGCGGGTCCGTCCTGGCGGATGAACTGACCGTAGTGCTTGCTGGTGAGGTAGCGGATGAACAGCGGCGTCCCGAGCAGCGAGACCAGCAGCGCGATACCACCAGCGGCGACGACCGCCTTCATGCGTTCTCCTCCAGCAGGGCATCGGCGAGCTTCAGGAGCCCGGAGTCTCGCGAGGACTTCAGCAGCACGGTGTCCCCCGGTCGAAGGATGCGGTCCAGCATCTCGCGAGCCTCGTCAATCGTAGCGGCGTAGGCAGCCTCGTCGCCCCAGGAGCCCTCCCGCACGGCTGACACGTACGCGGGCCGCGCACCTTCGCCGACGACCAGCAGCAGGTCGAGCCGGAGGCGCACCGCGTCCAGGCCGATCTCCTCGTGCGCCGGGCGCGACAGCTCGCCCATCTCGCGCATCTCGCCGATCACGGCGATGGCACGTCCGTCCTGGGCGACATCCTTCAGCGCGCGCAGCGCCGCCCTCATCGACTCGGGGCTGGCGTTGTACGCGTCGTCCAGGATCCACACACCGTCCGCGCGCTGCGTGAGCGCCATACGATGCGACGACAGCGGCTTCGCGGCGGCGAGGGTCTCCCATGCGATGGCGGGGTCGAGGCCGCACTGCACGGCGACCGAGAACGCGGCCAGCACGTTGGTGACGTGGTGCTCGCCCACGAGGGCCAGGGTGCGTCGCGGAAGGGCGCCGATCGCGAACGACGCGCGTCCGCGCTCGTTCGTGAGGCCGTGCGCCCGGTTCGCCGCTCCCTCCGAGACGCCGAAGAGGATCATGCCGTAGGAGGGCTGCTGCGCGATCGCTTCGTCGACGTCCTCATGGTGCGGCGCCATCGCCGCCACGCGCGCATCGTCGGCGTTGAGTATCGCGACGCCGCCAGGCTGCAGCCCGTCGAGGATCGAGGCCTTCTCCTTGGCGAGCGCCTCGGGCGAGCCGTAGCCGCCCAGGTGCGCGGTGCCCACGGTGAGCACCACGGCGAGGTCGAGCGGGGCGATGTCGGTCAGGTACGCGAGGTCACCCGGCGCGCTCGCACCCATCTCGAGCACCAGGAACCGCGTGCTCGCCTCCGTCCCGAGGATCGTGAGCGGCACGCCGAGCGCGTCGTTGTAGCTCTTGATCGGTCCGTGGACGTTCGGCAGGACCTGCAGGAGGAGGTCCTTCGTGGTCGTCTTGCCGTTCGAGCCGGTGATCCCGATCACGGTCAGCTCGCCCTCGGACCGGAGCAGCGCCAGGTACGCCTTGGCGAGGCGTCCCGCCGCGGCGGGGACATCGTCGACAAGGATGTGCGGGACGTCGACCGGGCGCGACGCGAGCGTGAGCACCGCCCCGGCCTCGGTCGCGTCGTCGACGAAGAGGTGTCCGTCGAAGATCTCGCCGACGACCGCAAGGTAGAGCGCGCCGGGCTTCAGCACCCTCGTGTCGTTCCATGCGGAGCTCACCGTCACGTGTGCGTCGGCGTGCAGGGCGCCGCCGACCGCGTCGGCGATCCAGCCCGCAGTGAGCGGCCTCATTCCTGCCCGCCTTCCCGCTCGGCGACGATGCAGGCATGGGCCGCAAGGTAGGCGTCGCGGTCGTTGTACCGATGGAACACTCCGGCGATCTCCTGCGTGGGCTCATGGCCCTTCCCGGTGACGATCACCGTGTCCCCTGGTCGCCCGAGCCGGAGCCCGTACGCGACGGCCTCGACCCGTGGCTCCACCTCGTGCACGTCGTGAAGGTCCGGTCGCACCTTCTGGATCCCCTCGCGGATGGCGGCTCGGATCGCGGCCGGCTCCTCGGACCGTGGATTCTCGTCGGTCAGGACGATGATGTCCGCGAGCTGCGCCGCGATCTCCCCCATGACCGGGCGCTTGCCCTGGTCGCGGTCGCCGTCGGAGCCGAAGATCAGGATCAGGCGCCCCGGCGTGATGGGGCGGACGCCCTCCAGCGCCAGCGTGAGCGCATCAGGCGTATGCGCGTAGTCGACGATCGCGAGCGGATCGACATCGCTGCGCTCGATCACACGTTCCATGCGACCGGGCACCTCATGACCCCCCGCGACACCCGCGATCGCGTCGTCGAGCGGCACGCCTGCAGCGTGCGCAGCGACGATCGCGACCATGGAGTTGCTGACGTTGACCAGCCCTGGCAGCGGGCTCTCGGCGTGGTGCTCCGCGCCCTCCGGGTCGGTGAAGGTGAAGCGGGAGCCGACGCCGTCGAGGCCGATGTCGGCCCACGTCACCGACCAGTCGGCCGGATGAGGGGCGTCAGGTCGCGTCGACACCCGCTCGCACGGGATCTGCACGCGGCCCGCGAGCTTGCGTCCCCATTCGTCGTCCACGTTGATGACCGCGCGGCGCGCACGGCCAGGCTCGAAGAGCCGCGCCTTGGCGTCCAGGTAGCCGTCCATCGTCTTGTGGAAGTCCAGGTGGTCCCATTGCAGGTTGGTGAACACGGCGACCGCGAACTCGACTCCTGCGATGCGATCGAGCGCCGCCGCATGCGAGCTCACCTCGGTGACCGCGGCCGTCACGCCCTCGTCGCGCATCCGCGCGAGCAGGCCGTGGAGCACCGGCGCCTCGACGGTCGTGCGCGGGCTCTCGATCGCCTCGCTGCCGATCCGCAGCTCGACGGTGCCCATGATCCCTGTGCGGTCGTGGGTACGTCTCAAGGCGGACTCGATGAAGTAGCTCGTGGTCGTCTTGCCGTTGGTCCCCGTCACGCCGACGAACACCAGGTCCCTCGACGGATCCCCGTAGATCAGCGCCGCTGCCTCACCCATCGCCGCACGCGGGTCCGCGACGACGAGCACGGGCAACGCCACTTCGTCGGCCGCGAGCAGCTCCGCGCCCGCGGCGTCGGTGAGGACGGCGGCAGCGCCCGCTGCGGCGACCTGGGCGCCGAACGTCGCGCCATGCACCTTGAATCCGGGGAAGGCTCCGAAGAGGTCCCCCGGGCGAACCTCACGCGAGTCGACGGTGGCGCCGCTGAGGGCGACGCTGCTGGGCTCGGCGCCGTCGGGCCGCGCACTGCCAGGTCCCATGAGGTGCAGCGCATCCGCGCCGACTCGTGCGGCGACTTGCGCAAGATTCGCGCCCCGCGCGTGCGCGGGTCGAAGCTCCATCGAGGTCAAGCTCACTCCCAGGTGGTGGGGTACGGATCCGCCTGGCCCGTCGACGGCGCCACTCCCAGCGACTGCAGGGTCAGGGTCGCCACGTCGCGGAACACGGGCGCGGCCACCGTCCCGCCCCAGATCGAGGTCTTGGGGTCGAACATGATGACCGACACGACGATACGCGGATCATCCGCCGGGGCGATGCCGACGAACGACGCGACGATACCGGACTGCGTGCCGTCGCTGCCGATCACCTGTGCAGTTCCCGTCTTGCCCGCCACGCGGTAGCCGGTGATCTGCGCGGCGCCGCCGGTGCCTTCCGCTGTGACGTCCTCGAGCATGCGCATCAGCTCGGATGCGGTCTCCTCGCTGACGACCTGGGTGGGCGCGTCGGTGTCGCGCGGCGTGAATGTGCCGTCGGCGGACTTGTAGCCCGACACCACCGTGGGCTGCACCCGCACTCCCCCGTTGGCGATCGTCTGGTACACCTGCGCCGTCTGCAGCGCTGTGACGGAGACGCCCTGGCCGTAGAGGACGGCGTACTCGGTACGACCGTCCCACTTGCTGTAGTCGTGCAGGATGCCGCCGGACTCTCCGGGAAGGCCCACGTCGGTGGGCGTGCCGAAGCCGAACGCGCTGAGGTACTTGTAGCGCGTCGCGAGGTCCAGCTGCTGTCCCACCTGGATCGTGCCCGTGTTCGAGGAGTTGACGAGGATGCCTGCGAGGGTGAGCTTCTGGTCGCCGTAGTCGTGCGAGTCGTGGAAGGTCTGGCCGTTCGCCGTCGTGTACTCGTACGGGGCGACGAACTGCGACGTGGGCGTCGCGACGCCCTCCTCGATCGCGGCGGCCATGGTGATGACCTTGGCGGTCGATCCGGGCTCGAAGACAGTCGACACGGCCCGCGATCCACGGTCGTCGGGTGCGGAGGCGCCGGGGTCGTTCGGGTCGACGGTGTCCGAGTCGGCGAGCGCGTAGATCTCCCCGGTCTTCACGTCCTCGACGATGACGATGCCGGCGGACGACCCTGTGTTGCTCACCGCGGTGTCAAGGATCTGCTGCACCTGGTACTGGATGTCGGAGTCGATGGTGAGCACGACCGTGTCGCCGGGCTGGGCCGCGGTCTCGTCGAGGATGCCGGTGGGGATCACCGTGCCGCCGACGCCGCGCTCGTAGGTGATCGACCCGTCCTCGCCCACCAGGGTGTCCTCGAGCGCAAGCTCGATGCCTGCGTTGCCGAACAGCCCGGCCTGGTCGGAACGACCGCCCATGAAGCCGACGACGTTGCCCGCTACCGTGCCGTTCGGGTAGATCCGATCCGAGACGCTCTCCTTGCCGATGCCGTAGATGCCTTCGTCGTCGATCAGCTGCCAGGTCTCCGGCGTCACCGACTTGGCGATGTACTTGAACGTCGCGTCGCCGACGAGCAGCGCTGCCAGCTCGCTCTCGCTCATGCCGAGGATGGGCGCGAGGATCTTCGCGGCGTCGAGCGGTCCCTGTGCCGTGACGGTGCCGTTGTCGGTGCGCTTCCATTCGGCGAGCTCGGTCTGGTCGACATACACGTTGTACCGCTGCACCGACGTGGCGAGCACCACGCCGTTCCTGTCGACGATGTC
This genomic window contains:
- the murD gene encoding UDP-N-acetylmuramoyl-L-alanine--D-glutamate ligase, whose product is MSIAGLRVLILGVGVAGTSARLACEQEGAQAVTVDANGRADHLDVSELDLTTFDVVMASAAFAPHSDAIRACAAAGLPIWSEMEFAWRVRRHGVPWVLVTGTNGKTTTTQMVGAIAEAGGLDVAVCGNMGIPVITAGREQHDLVAVEIASLQLHFTETLSPHAAVCLNADDDHTDWHGSLEAYRAAKARVYRHVQVACVYPAADKLVESMVEEADVVEGCRAIGVTLGAPGLSQLGVVEGILVDRAFVDDRRREAVELGHVSDLAHLVAGTVPPYLVTNALAAAALARAVGVDAAAVAAGLRGFSLDKHRTAFVRELDGVSYVDDSKATNAHAAIAAFGGMPASSVVWIAGGLPKGQEFSPLVEAVRDRLKAVVLIGDDPAPLASALEGHAPDIPVVRIEPGDTVMARAVDSARSLASHGDTVLLSPACASFDQFTSYADRGEAFAQAAQALE
- the ftsZ gene encoding cell division protein FtsZ, encoding MAAPQNYITNIKVVGVGGGGVNAVNRMIDVGLKGAEFIAINTDAQALLMSDADVKLDIGRELTRGLGAGADPEVGRQAAEDHEDEITEALKGADMVFVTAGEGGGTGTGGAPVVARIARTLGALTVGVVTRPFGFEGRRRADQADNGIMTLRQEVDTLIVIPNDRLLDISDAQLSVLGAFAAADQVLQGGVQGITDLITTPGLINVDFNDVKSVMQGAGTALMGVASARGEGRALEAAEGAISSPLLEASIEGAHGVLLSISGGSNLGIKEVESAARLVREAAHAEANIIFGTVIDDSLGDELRITVIAAGFDGGAPPYRQHDTAVAGYENARPAPAAVAADPVSAPVERPVLPTVIDDEAEPTTDAIEVAPRVAAVEELDVPDFLR
- the murC gene encoding UDP-N-acetylmuramate--L-alanine ligase → MTDRLHFIGVGGSGMSAVARLTAATGVDVSGTDAKESAYFLALKAAGMDVRIGHDASLVEGAAAVVISTAVRESNVELAHARELHIPVLHRSEALARALEGQRLVSVAGSHGKTTTSALTAHLLHACGVDASYAVGARVLGIEGAVAGGYAGTSGVAVVEADESDGSFLRYDTEVAIILNIEPDHLDFHGTVEALHAAFEAFARGAELLVACVDDPVVRRIATRLRAEGRRVVGYGVAADADVRVTPEGLVRDGEVFEITPSLPGAHQRLNAAAAWAAAVHMGADPVRAARAVATFGGTGRRFELRGEVGGIRVIDDYAHHPTEVAAMLAGARASGAGHLIVLFQPALFTRTQLHAAAFGRALSVPDADVILAEVHGDREDPIPGVTSRLIADAATPPEGSSLRLVPDLADAAAEVARIARPGDLVLTVGSGPVTQAAGWVLEALRDGAGGAEHA
- a CDS encoding UDP-N-acetylglucosamine--N-acetylmuramyl-(pentapeptide) pyrophosphoryl-undecaprenol N-acetylglucosamine transferase is translated as MGEPILLAGGGTAGHVNPLLATAAELQARGHAPAALGTAQGLEVDLVPRAGLELFTVPKVPMPRRPSMDLLRLPVNLKRAVDAAGDAIDAIGAKAVVGFGGYASTPAYLAARRRKVPVIVHEGNMRPGLANRLGARWAVAVAATFSGTPLKGAVVTGLPLRAQIADLATSLNDDGARDELQSLARMNLGWPADAPVLLVTGGSSGAASLNAATAGAAARLTSHGVHVIHLTGKGKADEALRAQGDLPAVHRQMYLVQEYAHDMAAMLGAAGAVVARSGAGMVCELTALGIPALYVPLPHGNGEQGLNAGPAVSAGAATMIRDADLNPASIEMAAERMLLDREAPARMRAAAQRVGIADGSARLADLVEEQL
- a CDS encoding FtsW/RodA/SpoVE family cell cycle protein, whose translation is MTATTDRRKAAPAPTGSPVVTYYLLAAATTILVMIGLAVVLSSSSISSIRSTGGNPWTLFLVQFAALLLGLTALVLGSRMPIVWWKRMTPLVFYGSIGLLVVVQLTGYAVGGNKNWIRIGSVSVQPSEFAKLGLALYLGLVLAQMRKELTSLKAIAVPSGIAAAGMIGLVLVGHDMGTAIVMVMLTAAAYWVAGVPARFFGLGAAAASVGVIVLLTQGTTRIARIMTWLSADCDTQGACLQQTRGTWALASGGIWGLGPGMSREKWGYLPASDNDFIYAIIGEEWGLIGTVAVLIAFAMILVAVTRLVHRHRDPFVQITSAALGAWIVGQAFINIAVVLELLPVTGVPLPLVSSGGSSLIASLAALGVLLAFARREPGAPEAFAARPSMIKRSIAVVSRGRRG
- the mraY gene encoding phospho-N-acetylmuramoyl-pentapeptide-transferase; translated protein: MKAVVAAGGIALLVSLLGTPLFIRYLTSKHYGQFIRQDGPASHHVKRGTPTMGGVVIILAALVGWLGGNLFIGRAPNASSALVVFLLVGLGFVGFLDDAIKIRQERSLGLKARWKILGQGVVGIAFAVMALQFPNDDGITPASTAVSFLRDTAVDLAVLGPALAIIAFVIWANFLITAWSNAVNLTDGLDGLATGASLIFFGSYVIIAIWQLQQNCQLSGTGSLCYDVRDPLDLAVLASALAGSCFGFLWWNTSPARIFMGDTGSLALGGAIAGMTIVSRTEFLGLIVGGLFVLVVASSVLQIGWFKISGGKRLFKMAPLHHHFELMGWNEVTIVVRFWIIAGLFAAIGVGIFYAEWVANL
- a CDS encoding cell division protein FtsQ/DivIB, which produces MPDRPTTPARPPGVKGRPVVPKPGARDAPARVVPTSERRRPVSEMAETRTAVRVQENAAGPAAENPRTTTAVDPEVFTRVGGRETDGVTLRMRERLAEKRSAERRLVLRRWGRRGAVVAALLLLVWAVVMSPFLRFDASAAEISGSGPYVDTAAVDAAVAQYDGDSLALVDTAALVASLQAIPGIADATVERLWPSTLRIDIDARVPVAAVPVADGGYAIVDDSATTVTTVTDAPTDLPVVNVPLGDGSDRVLDAVLGVIDELPVDLRARVQDINADSEDSVSFTLRDGPQVEWGGVEDSATKAQVLVVLLGSPEASSAAVIDVSAPTLPITRAQ